The following coding sequences lie in one Arabidopsis thaliana chromosome 3, partial sequence genomic window:
- the PMD1 gene encoding Tropomyosin-like protein (Tropomyosin-related; LOCATED IN: mitochondrion, plastid; EXPRESSED IN: 20 plant structures; EXPRESSED DURING: 10 growth stages; BEST Arabidopsis thaliana protein match is: Tropomyosin-related (TAIR:AT1G06530.1); Has 153329 Blast hits to 70216 proteins in 3225 species: Archae - 2898; Bacteria - 24754; Metazoa - 70421; Fungi - 12510; Plants - 7496; Viruses - 710; Other Eukaryotes - 34540 (source: NCBI BLink).), which yields MADVEDRAAKGISDYDQGGVKTTELERKIEDMENKNQELTRENRELKERLERLTGEIEEMKDVEAEMNQRFGEMEKEIEEYEEEKKALEAISTRAVELETEVSNLHDDLITSLNGVDKTAEEVAELKKALAEIVEKLEGCEKEAEGLRKDRAEVEKRVRDLERKIGVLEVREMEEKSKKLRSEEEMREIDDEKKREIEELQKTVIVLNLELVKNVEELKKWKSKKKLTEEALSETQKREKELELKKDELLKKVEEGNKTVFALNERTMKPSNGVRDTNGGDQKGSLEAEYQWPVVAAGSVGAAGLVAATFFVCYSKLR from the coding sequence ATGGCGGATGTTGAAGATCGTGCGGCGAAGGGGATCTCTGACTACGATCAAGGTGGTGTAAAGACGACGGAACTGGAAAGGAAGATTGAGGATATGGAGAACAAGAATCAGGAGCTCACGAGAGAGAATCGTGAATTGAAGGAGAGGTTAGAGAGGCTTACGGGAGAAATTGAAGAGATGAAAGACGTAGAAGCGGAGATGAATCAGAGATTCggagagatggagaaagagatcGAGGAGTacgaggaagagaagaaggctTTGGAAGCTATTTCTACTAGAGCTGTGGAGCTTGAAACTGAGGTGTCGAATCTTCATGACGATCTGATCACTTCCTTGAACGGAGTGGATAAGACGGCGGAAGAAGTGGCGGAGCTGAAGAAAGCGTTGGCGGAGATAGTGGAGAAGCTGGAGGGGTGTGAGAAGGAAGCTGAGGGTTTAAGGAAAGATAGAGCTGAGGTTGAGAAGAGGGTTAGGGATTTGGAAAGGAAGATTGGGGTTTTGGAAGTGAGGGAAATGGAGGAGAAGAGTAAGAAACTTAGATCAGAAGAGGAAATGAGGGAGATagatgatgagaaaaagagagagattgaggaaTTGCAGAAGACAGTCATTGTTTTGAATCTGGAATTGGTGAAGAATGTagaagaattgaagaaatggaagtCTAAGAAGAAGCTCACGGAGGAAGCTTTGAGTGAAACTCAAAAACGAGAGAAGGAGCTGGAGTTGAAGAAGGACGAGTTACTGAAGAAGGTTGAGGAAGGTAACAAGACGGTTTTTGCTTTGAATGAGAGAACCATGAAGCCTAGTAATGGAGTCAGAGACACAAATGGTGGTGACCAAAAGGGTTCCTTGGAAGCTGAGTATCAGTGGCCAGTGGTTGCTGCTGGATCAGTTGGAGCTGCTGGTTTGGTTGCAGCGACCTTTTTCGTCTGCTATTCTAAGCTAAGGTGA
- the PAR2 gene encoding phy rapidly regulated 2 (PHY RAPIDLY REGULATED 2 (PAR2); BEST Arabidopsis thaliana protein match is: phy rapidly regulated 1 (TAIR:AT2G42870.1); Has 77 Blast hits to 77 proteins in 10 species: Archae - 0; Bacteria - 0; Metazoa - 0; Fungi - 0; Plants - 77; Viruses - 0; Other Eukaryotes - 0 (source: NCBI BLink).), whose amino-acid sequence MEKTLATSHTKRSSPPSPSSAVNTSSTGFNRRTRQRLSDATASVSETDVEDEDEDEEGVEEKIEALQTIVPGGTELGVDALFEETASYILALQCQINAIKVLTTFLERCEKKDMKFGG is encoded by the coding sequence ATGGAGAAAACCCTAGCCACTTCCCATACCAAACGCTCTTCTCCTCCGTCTCCATCCTCCGCCGTGAACACAAGCTCCACTGGTTTCAACCGCAGAACCAGACAGAGATTGTCCGATGCAACGGCGAGTGTAAGCGAGACCGAcgtagaagatgaagatgaagatgaagaaggagtgGAGGAGAAGATCGAGGCGCTTCAGACAATAGTTCCCGGAGGAACGGAACTTGGTGTCGACGCGCTGTTCGAAGAGACAGCTAGTTACATTTTGGCTCTGCAATGTCAGATCAATGCCATTAAAGTTCTTACTACGTTTCTTGAGCGTTGTGAGAAAAAAGATATGAAGTTTGGAGGTTGA
- a CDS encoding F-box/RNI-like superfamily protein (F-box/RNI-like superfamily protein; CONTAINS InterPro DOMAIN/s: F-box domain, cyclin-like (InterPro:IPR001810), F-box domain, Skp2-like (InterPro:IPR022364), FBD-like (InterPro:IPR006566), Leucine-rich repeat 2 (InterPro:IPR013101); BEST Arabidopsis thaliana protein match is: F-box/RNI-like superfamily protein (TAIR:AT3G58900.4); Has 2117 Blast hits to 2070 proteins in 27 species: Archae - 0; Bacteria - 2; Metazoa - 0; Fungi - 0; Plants - 2115; Viruses - 0; Other Eukaryotes - 0 (source: NCBI BLink).), translating to MDSEKMDLFSKLPDEVISHILSSLPTKEAASTSVLAKKWRYLFAFVPSLDFNDSDFLHPQEGKREKDGILRSFMDFVDRVLALQGASPIKKFSLNVKTGVDPDRVDRWICNVLQRGVSHLALFMDFEEEYSLPYEISVSKTLVELKTGYGVDLYLWDDDMFLPMLKTLVLESVEFGRGQFQTLLPACPVLEELMLLNMEWKDRNVILSSSSLKNLKITSEDGCLGTLSFDTPNLVFLDYYDYVAEDYPIVNLKNLVEVGINLVLTADRINRARDNVWNLIHGIQNAEIFHISPVTFEVLSLSCEAMPVFKNLTTLNIRTVMQQGWQAMPLLLKNCPNLETLYLGGLLHTVTNKCGDVCDCIPRKKKGRSLMACPVNKIQIQGFRGTIREVHMIKHFLDFCPSLKEMEIIVETKEPTLFEIPKWLEIVEDTLMQYNEMSSCTINYRVLAPLYWRWTRK from the exons ATGGACTCGGAGAAGATGGATCTCTTCAGCAAGTTACCGGACGAGGTTATTTCTCATATCTTGTCATCCCTTCCAACCAAAGAGGCTGCTTCAACATCGGTTCTCGCAAAGAAGTGGCGTTATCTGTTTGCGTTTGTCCCAAGTCTCGATTTCAATGACTCTGATTTTCTTCATCCCCAAGAGGGTAAACGGGAAAAGGACGGAATTCTTCGGAGTTTCATGGATTTCGTGGATAGGGTTTTGGCATTGCAGGGCGCTTCTCCCATTAAGAAATTCTCCCTAAATGTTAAAACTGGTGTTGATCCTGACCGTGTGGATCGTTGGATATGTAATGTGTTGCAACGCGGTGTTTCTCACCTTGCTCTATTCATGGATTTCGAAGAAGAATATTCGCTGCCTTACGAGATATCTGTGAGTAAGACATTAGTTGAGCTAAAAACAGGATATGGAGTTGATCTTTATTTGTGGGACGATGACATGTTCTTACCGATGCTTAAGACTCTTGTTCTTGAATCAGTTGAGTTTGGTAGGGGTCAGTTTCAGACACTTCTTCCTGCTTGTCCTGTCCTTGAGGAATTAATGCTGCTTAATATGGAGTGGAAGGATAGGAATGTGATCTTGTCAAGTTCAAGCCTTAAGAACCTTAAGATTACCTCCGAAGACGGCTGTTTAGGCACTTTGTCATTCGATACACCgaatcttgttttcttagACTACTATGATTACGTTGCAGAGGATTATCCAATAGTAAACTTGAAAAACTTAGTTGAGGTTGGGATCAACCTTGTTCTTACTGCAGATCGAATCAATCGAGCAAGAGATAATGTGTGGAACCTAATTCATGGAATACAAAACGCTGAGATCTTTCACATATCCCCTGTTACTTTCGAG GTGCTCTCTCTTTCCTGTGAAGCCATGCCGGTTTTTAAAAACCTTACCACTTTAAATATTAGGACTGTGATGCAGCAAGGATGGCAAGCAATGCCACTTCTTCTAAAGAACTGTCCAAATTTGGAAACTCTGTACCTTGGG GGACTCTTGCACACTGTCACGAATAAATGCGGGGATGTTTGTGACTGCATTCctagaaagaagaaagggCGCTCGCTCATGGCTTGCCCTGTGAATAAGATACAGATTCAAGGATTTAGAGGAACAATCAGAGAGGTGCACATGATAAAGCATTTCTTGGACTTTTGTCCGAGTTTGAAGGAGATGGAGATAATTGTCGAAACAAAGGAACCTACTCTGTTTGAAATCCCTAAATGGCTTGAAATTGTCGAGGATACGCTGATGCAATACAACGAGATGTCGAGTTGCACTATTAATTACAGGGTGCTGGCTCCCTTGTACTGGAGGTGGACTCGAAAATGA
- a CDS encoding uncharacterized protein (unknown protein; LOCATED IN: endomembrane system; Has 30201 Blast hits to 17322 proteins in 780 species: Archae - 12; Bacteria - 1396; Metazoa - 17338; Fungi - 3422; Plants - 5037; Viruses - 0; Other Eukaryotes - 2996 (source: NCBI BLink).), whose translation MVYFLLFVGVSNRLSDELDTMPYCARFVAESANNTSTCIRDQRIVNLSYIDDYLVEFYK comes from the coding sequence ATggtttattttttgcttttcgtCGGAGTATCAAACAGGTTGAGTGATGAACTTGATACGATGCCGTATTGTGCACGATTTGTAGCCGAGTCTGCCAATAATACATCAACTTGCATTCGAGATCAAAGAATCGTAAATCTATCTTATATTGATGACTACTTAGTTGAGTTTTATAAATGA